In Glycine max cultivar Williams 82 chromosome 7, Glycine_max_v4.0, whole genome shotgun sequence, a single window of DNA contains:
- the LOC100783556 gene encoding uncharacterized protein C594.04c — translation MASGRNLKNAVIAFLVPLPSIFFYLSFLNHYDSANSPLFWSTLWSWCYHHPLLLANALFFLNVNVLFWAIGLIQSSHWMIDPYWTVIPVMLVHYYATHPLAHYDWWRSRIVILLTWVWSARLTHNYFRRERWQWGAREDWRFTEMSQQYGKQWWWVSFFAVYVSQQMFLIALSLPLYAVHTFNEPLSMWDLVATVVCLCGIVIAYFADTQLYEFVSRNNKLKGLGKPVVFVLDSGLWYYCRHPNYFGEQLWWWGLVVFAWNLGHGWTFIGALVNTMCLAYVTRLVEDRMLKQKSRAEAFRVYQKKTSVWVPWFKSSPSGVKNKNA, via the exons atggctAGTGGTCGCAATTTGAAGAACGCTGTGATAGCGTTTTTGGTTCCTCTTCcctccatcttcttctacctCTCATTCCTCAACCACTACGACTCAGCAAATTCCCCATTGTTTTGGTCAACTCTATGGTCATGGTGCTATCACCACCCTCTTCTATTAGCCAACGCTCTCTTCTTCCTCAACGTCAATGTCCTCTTCTGGGCCATAGGCCTAATCCAATCCAGCCACTGG ATGATTGACCCCTATTGGACTGTGATACCTGTGATGCTTGTTCACTACTATGCCACTCACCCGTTGGCTCACTATGATTGGTGGAGGTCCAGGATCGTGATTTTATTGACTTGGGTGTGGAGTGCTAGGCTCACTCATAACTATTTCAGGAGAGAGAGGTGGCAGTGGGGTGCCAGGGAAGATTGGCGTTTCACTGAGATGAGTCAACAGTATGGGAAGCAATGGTGGTGGGTTTCATTCTTTGCTGTCTATGTCTCTCAACAG ATGTTTTTGATTGCACTGTCACTTCCCTTGTATGCTGTCCATACTTTCAATGAGCCTTTGAGCATGTGGGACTTGGTGGCTACTGTTGTCTGTTTATGTGGTATTGTGATAGCATACTTTGCTGATACACAGCTCTATGAGTTTGTGAGTAGAAACAACAAGCTGAAGGGGCTTGGGAAACCAGTGGTTTTTGTCCTTGACAGTGGCTTGTGGTATTACTGCCGACATCCGAATTACTTTGGCGAGCAGCTGTGGTGGTGGGGGCTGGTTGTGTTTGCATGGAACCTGGGACATGGATGGACCTTTATTGGAGCTTTGGTTAATACTATGTGTTTGGCTTATGTGACTAGGCTTGTGGAGGACCGAATGTTGAAACAAAAAAGTAGAGCAGAAGCATTTAGGGTGTATCAGAAGAAAACTTCTGTGTGGGTACCTTGGTTCAAGTCCTCTCCTTCAGGGGTTAAAAATAAGAATGCTTGA